The following proteins come from a genomic window of Gossypium raimondii isolate GPD5lz chromosome 5, ASM2569854v1, whole genome shotgun sequence:
- the LOC105771032 gene encoding cytochrome P450 81Q32 — MILSHTQINSHHQLPNCHSPINDSIRMDHRVKSNLAMEASLFYYVVFFLFLYFLTRRLLQNKGLPPSPALSLPVIGHLHLIKRPLHRTLAKLSKQHSPILFVHFGSRPVLVVSSPSAAEECFTKNDIVFANRPRLLAGKHLGYNYSTLPWAPYGDHWRNLRRVAVLELLSSNRVQKYRGIRMDEIRSLILRLYRRSSKGGEFQVEEMKSMFFELTLNVMMRMIAGKRYYGEGEEELEEERKFKEIVTETFELSGVTSIGDFLPVLKWIGFNQIDKKLIALQRKRDGFMQSLIEERRKLTNDSYSGQSSKTMVDVLLSLQETDPEYYTDDIIRGMMQVLLSAGTDTSAGTLEWALSLLLNNPKTLSKAREEIDMEIGQNRFMEESDLGRLPYLHGIIKETFRMCPVSPVLVPHESSEECTVGGFSIPRGTMLLVNIWAIQNDPGLWEKASEFKPDRFVGPEAVNNGFTLLPFGTGRRRCPGESMAMGLIPLTLGSLIQCFEWERIGEEMVDMSEGSGLTMPKAQPLVVKCRPRPAMINLLSQI; from the exons ATGATATTATCCCATACTCAGATTAATTCCCATCACCAGTTGCCGAACTGCCATTCTCCTATAAATGATTCTATCAGGATGGATCACCGCGTAAAATCTAATCTAGCCATGGAAGCCTCGCTGTTCTACTACGTtgtcttcttcctcttcctctaTTTTCTTACCAGAAGGTTGCTCCAAAACAAAGGTCTCCCACCAAGCCCTGCTCTTTCCCTTCCCGTCATAGGCCATCTGCATCTCATAAAAAGGCCCCTCCATCGCACCCTTGCTAAGCTTTCGAAGCAGCACAGTCCAATTCTCTTCGTTCATTTCGGGTCTCGCCCTGTCCTCGTCGTGTCTTCTCCGTCTGCTGCAGAAGAATGTTTCACCAAAAACGACATCGTATTTGCAAACCGCCCTCGCCTGCTCGCTGGGAAACACCTTGGTTACAATTATAGTACTCTTCCCTGGGCCCCGTACGGCGACCACTGGAGAAACTTGAGGCGTGTGGCCGTTCTTGAACTCTTGTCATCTAATCGTGTTCAAAAGTATCGCGGGATACGAATGGATGAAATCCGATCTTTGATTCTCAGGCTTTATAGGAGGAGTTCAAAGGGTGGTGAGTTTCAGGTTGAGGAGATGAAATCGATGTTTTTTGAGTTAACTCTTAATGTTATGATGAGGATGATTGCTGGGAAGAGATATTATGGAGAAGGAGAGGAAGAACTtgaggaagaaagaaagttCAAAGAAATTGTGACAGAGACCTTTGAATTGAGTGGAGTCACAAGTATTGGAGATTTTCTACCGGTTTTGAAATGGATTGGATTcaatcaaattgacaaaaagcTGATAGCATTACAGAGGAAGAGAGACGGATTCATGCAGAGCTTGATTGAAGAACGTAGAAAATTAACAAATGATTCATATTCTGGACAGAGCAGCAAAACAATGGTTGATGTTCTATTATCTTTGCAAGAAACTGATCCTGAATATTATACAGATGATATCATCAGAGGCATGATGCAA GTATTGTTATCAGCTGGAACAGATACTTCAGCTGGGACCTTGGAGTGGGCTCTGTCACTTTTGCTAAACAATCCAAAAACCCTTTCTAAAGCTCGGGAAGAAATAGACATGGAAATTGGACAAAACAGGTTTATGGAGGAATCAGATCTTGGTAGACTCCCATACCTCCACGGCATCATTAAGGAGACGTTTAGGATGTGCCCCGTAAGCCCAGTTTTGGTACCGCACGAGTCATCCGAGGAATGCACCGTGGGGGGGTTCTCTATCCCGCGAGGCACAATGCTGTTGGTAAACATTTGGGCCATTCAGAATGATCCAGGATTATGGGAAAAGGCTAGTGAATTTAAGCCCGACAGGTTTGTAGGACCAGAGGCGGTAAATAATGGGTTCACGTTGTTGCCATTTGGGACAGGCAGGAGGAGGTGTCCGGGAGAGAGCATGGCAATGGGGTTGATTCCTTTGACATTGGGATCTCTGATTCAGTGCTTTGAGTGGGAGAGAATTGGTGAGGAGATGGTGGATATGAGTGAAGGTAGTGGGCTAACCATGCCCAAGGCTCAGCCCTTGGTTGTAAAATGTAGGCCACGCCCAGCCATGATCAACCTCCTCTCTCAAATTTAG